From one Bordetella genomosp. 9 genomic stretch:
- a CDS encoding MBL fold metallo-hydrolase: protein MSRLPIQSFVKKPSRLLLVSISIAAGLLLTAQTALSSSSQATAPDDYFHTGAGARYLRRADSDLTIEPLRGDISVVMGSGGNITVLSGKEGKFLVDAGISKSHDKLQAALDKIRSSPLRYVVNTHWHWDHTDGDGWMHAAGATIVSHGNTLKHLSEKTHVNAWNWTFYPVPVEARPTLLVNHKKTFTFAGTEIDVENFGGGHTDGDLWVYFRQADVLALGDTFWNGFYPYIDNEDGGNIDGAIHWANEAVARTTDHTIVIPGHGPVGRRAQLIEFRDMLVAVRNSVAALKQQGKSLDEIVAAKPTVAFDAKWGNFVFNGDQFTKMVYAGL, encoded by the coding sequence ATGTCTCGTCTCCCTATCCAATCATTCGTGAAAAAGCCGAGCCGGCTCTTGCTGGTATCGATCTCCATTGCCGCTGGCTTGCTACTGACCGCCCAGACGGCCTTATCTTCCAGCAGCCAGGCGACGGCGCCCGATGACTATTTCCACACGGGTGCGGGCGCCCGATACCTGCGACGTGCTGATTCGGATCTCACGATCGAACCTTTGCGCGGGGACATCTCGGTGGTGATGGGCTCCGGTGGCAACATTACCGTTCTGTCCGGAAAGGAAGGCAAGTTCCTCGTGGACGCCGGCATCAGCAAGTCGCACGACAAGCTGCAGGCTGCATTGGACAAAATCCGTTCATCACCGCTGAGATACGTGGTGAACACGCATTGGCACTGGGATCACACCGATGGCGATGGATGGATGCATGCGGCTGGGGCCACCATCGTTTCGCACGGGAATACGCTGAAGCACCTGAGCGAAAAGACACACGTCAATGCATGGAACTGGACCTTCTATCCCGTTCCAGTGGAAGCGCGGCCGACGCTATTGGTCAACCACAAGAAGACCTTCACGTTCGCAGGAACCGAAATCGACGTGGAAAACTTCGGCGGTGGTCATACCGACGGCGACCTCTGGGTCTATTTCAGGCAGGCGGACGTACTCGCTTTGGGAGACACCTTCTGGAATGGGTTCTATCCGTATATAGACAACGAAGACGGCGGCAACATCGACGGCGCGATCCATTGGGCCAACGAGGCTGTCGCGCGCACGACGGATCACACCATCGTCATCCCCGGTCACGGGCCTGTCGGCAGGCGTGCTCAGCTGATCGAATTCCGCGACATGCTGGTTGCCGTCCGCAACAGCGTGGCCGCGCTGAAACAACAGGGAAAATCGCTCGACGAAATCGTCGCCGCCAAACCTACGGTCGCTTTCGATGCCAAATGGGGCAATTTCGTGTTCAACGGCGATCAGTTCACGAAGATGGTATACGCGGGTCTATAG
- a CDS encoding HD domain-containing protein gives MNQDKETPANDMAGVIIPDSRLAREVAQLIRDTESELLFNHSTRVYLWGVLLGKRKDVAFDPELLYVAAMFHDIGLTSAYRESGLRFEVDGANAARDFLRSHHVDEADVAKVWSAVALHTTPGIPEHMHGEISLVQAGAGMDVAGRGFDDFTEEQRAAVIAGFPRGACFADRMIDAFYNGMKHRPGTTFGTFNDDFLAYKDPGFERVNLCSVIFSSPWEFPTT, from the coding sequence ATGAACCAGGATAAAGAAACACCGGCGAACGACATGGCCGGCGTCATCATTCCCGACAGCCGGCTGGCGCGCGAGGTCGCACAGCTCATCCGCGACACCGAAAGCGAATTGCTTTTCAACCACTCGACACGGGTCTATCTATGGGGCGTGCTGCTGGGGAAACGAAAGGATGTCGCCTTCGATCCGGAGCTGCTCTACGTTGCGGCCATGTTCCACGATATCGGCTTGACGTCAGCCTATCGCGAAAGCGGATTGCGTTTTGAAGTTGACGGCGCCAACGCGGCGCGCGATTTTCTGCGCAGTCATCACGTCGACGAGGCAGATGTCGCGAAGGTATGGAGCGCAGTTGCGCTCCATACGACGCCGGGCATTCCCGAGCACATGCACGGCGAAATCTCGCTGGTGCAGGCCGGAGCGGGGATGGACGTGGCGGGACGGGGCTTTGACGACTTTACCGAGGAACAGCGCGCGGCGGTTATCGCAGGCTTTCCTCGCGGCGCTTGTTTCGCCGACAGGATGATCGATGCCTTTTACAACGGCATGAAGCATCGTCCGGGCACGACGTTCGGCACGTTCAACGACGATTTCCTGGCATACAAGGACCCGGGCTTCGAGCGCGTGAACCTGTGCAGCGTCATTTTTAGTTCCCCGTGGGAATTTCCCACTACCTGA
- the pdxR gene encoding MocR-like pyridoxine biosynthesis transcription factor PdxR, protein MSKLSVGLDRSGRISLSAQIYGSIRDAIGSGQLAAGARLPSWSDLAAQLGVSRGTVRAAYERLIDEQYAIGLGAAGTRVAARPSPATTGWSPETPPLPDLFYDFNAAPLAFQMGVPAQDAFPFKLWSRIQARAARRAAATPVGYPDPRGEPDLRQEIAAYLGVSRGLRCSPSQVFITAGFSGALNLAIRALRVEGGHAWMEDPGFPLTRTALGLAGMTVAGVPVDTDGLDVDAGIRIAPEAVLAVVTPGQQAPLGMTMSLARRMSLLGWARRHDAWIVEDDYLGELQLKGRAAPALASLDQDGRVLHAGTFSKTINPALRLGFLIVPPAMARHFDDVAACLSPAPAAAVQHAVTEFMHDGHYLRHLRRMKRLYTARQEALVRCLKEQDSESLRVQAAAGMTVVAALPQSASDVDIASRARAFGLAPVPLSPWYAGDKRQQGLLLGVTNLDERTLPANCSRLQEIARGHH, encoded by the coding sequence ATGAGCAAGCTTTCCGTCGGCCTCGACCGCTCGGGGCGTATTTCTCTATCGGCGCAAATCTACGGCTCGATTCGAGACGCGATCGGGTCGGGCCAGCTTGCCGCCGGCGCGCGGCTGCCCTCCTGGTCGGATCTGGCCGCCCAGCTCGGAGTGTCCCGGGGCACGGTGCGGGCCGCCTATGAACGTCTGATCGACGAGCAGTACGCGATCGGCCTGGGCGCGGCGGGCACCCGGGTCGCCGCGCGGCCCTCGCCAGCGACGACCGGGTGGTCGCCCGAGACGCCGCCGCTGCCTGATCTGTTCTACGACTTCAATGCGGCGCCTTTGGCATTTCAAATGGGTGTGCCCGCCCAGGACGCCTTTCCATTCAAGCTCTGGTCACGCATACAGGCGCGCGCGGCGCGCCGCGCAGCGGCAACTCCGGTCGGCTACCCCGATCCCCGTGGCGAACCGGACTTGCGACAGGAGATCGCGGCGTATCTTGGTGTCTCACGCGGGCTTCGATGCAGCCCGTCCCAGGTCTTCATCACGGCAGGTTTCTCCGGCGCGCTCAATCTCGCGATTCGTGCCCTGCGCGTGGAAGGCGGACACGCCTGGATGGAAGACCCTGGATTCCCGCTCACGCGTACGGCGCTCGGGCTGGCGGGAATGACCGTGGCGGGCGTGCCGGTGGACACGGACGGGCTCGATGTCGACGCAGGCATCCGGATCGCCCCCGAAGCCGTCCTCGCGGTGGTGACGCCGGGCCAGCAGGCCCCGCTCGGGATGACGATGTCCCTCGCCCGACGGATGTCACTGCTCGGCTGGGCCAGACGACACGACGCCTGGATCGTCGAAGACGATTATCTCGGCGAGTTGCAGCTGAAAGGACGGGCCGCGCCGGCATTGGCCTCGCTGGATCAGGACGGACGGGTGCTGCACGCCGGGACCTTCAGCAAAACGATCAACCCGGCGCTGCGCCTGGGGTTTCTCATTGTCCCGCCGGCCATGGCACGCCACTTCGACGACGTCGCGGCGTGCCTGTCCCCCGCCCCGGCCGCGGCCGTGCAGCACGCCGTGACCGAGTTCATGCACGACGGACACTATCTGCGCCATCTGCGTCGAATGAAACGCCTCTACACCGCGCGGCAGGAAGCGCTCGTCCGTTGCCTGAAGGAGCAGGACTCGGAGTCGCTGAGGGTGCAAGCCGCCGCCGGGATGACCGTCGTGGCCGCGCTTCCCCAATCCGCGTCGGACGTCGATATCGCCTCGCGGGCGCGCGCTTTCGGGCTGGCCCCGGTGCCGCTTTCACCTTGGTACGCGGGCGATAAAAGGCAGCAGGGGCTACTGCTCGGCGTGACGAATCTGGATGAAAGAACCCTGCCGGCCAACTGTTCCCGCCTGCAGGAAATCGCTCGTGGGCACCACTGA